The genomic interval ATACACCCAATCAAAGAACCCTCGTAAATCGGGATCAGATTTCGCTTTAACATTGGGGCTGTGATGAAGAGTAGCACCTAGATATTTTTTAGAAAAATCATCATATTCACGAGTGAACATAAGCATATGATGCCATAATTCATCCACTTTCTTACTAAACATCGGTGCCTCTTTTAAGAGAGAAGTTAAAATAAAATAACGTTTCAAATCAAGTAAACGCCATTCATACTCATTTTCTTTTAATTTATTCTCTTCCTTCACTCTATTTTCTACATTTTCCATATAGCTTCTAGTAAGGGATTGTTCTAAATCATCATTTAATTTTTTTAATCCTTTAATCGGCTGTACCTCTAATACTTTAGGCGATAAACCAAATTTAAAAGTGAGTTTTTTACGTAAAAATATTATAAACCAAATAATAAAAACAGCTAGTAGAAGCAACCATGCCATCTAATTTCTCCCCTTCCTATTAGAAACATATAAAAGCTAATTACCTTGGTTCTTACTATTACGAATTTGAATGTATAAAGTTCCATCTTTACAATTTCTTCATATTTAGCCATTTGGATTTCTTCCCCATTTTTAAGATAAGGTATTTTCGATTTTTCTATTGCCTTTAGAAAACAGCAAAAAACTAAAAAAGGTACACCACTAACGTTAGAGTGATGTACCTAATTATTTGCCTATCTTATATTTACATTCTTTCTGCATAAATAATATATCGCTGTGGTGCATTTCCTACAAATCGGAATGGATAACATGTGGTTAAGATAAGCTCTTCTTTTGTATTATCTAATGTAATAATTGATCGATCATCTGCCTCGACGATTTTAGTCGAAGTGATTTGATAAGAGAATTCACCATATGGCAAAACAATTTTAAGCTCGTCCCCGATTTCTAATTCTCCCGCTCTTCTAAATACTGTATCGCGATGACCGGACAAGACAATTTGTCCATTTTCCTCTGGATAGAAGCTACCTTTATAATGGCCGACCCCTTTTTCTAGATCATCTGGATCGGTACCTTCTACAATCGGTAATTCACCATCGATCTTATCGATTACCAATAGTCCCACTGCATCACCAATAGATGGAATAAAACGGTCACTATCTTTATCTACCCATTTTTCATTCCCTTTTTCGATGGCTACCTTAGCTTCCGATAAAGAATTCTCTGTTAGCGCTTTCGTGTCCATAATATTCCAGACACCATACCCAATAAAAAGTACTCCTCCTACTATAAGTAGGAGGGATAACCATTTCGTCCATTTCATGTTTATCTTATGCCTTTCTTCTATTATTTCTATAGAAAACAACAAACCCTATTACAAACAATAATAATCCTACGATGATTAAATTGTAAGTCATTGTCGCTGTATTTGGCAATAGATTTCCTTTTCCGTTCTCTTGCTGATTTACTGTATCCTGGTTGTCACCTAATGAAGTTTCTGTTTCCTTATCAGATTCACCGTTTCCATCACCTGGTGTTTCCAGATTCTCTCCTGGATTTCCTTCTCCATCACCTGGTGTTTCCGGATTCTCTCCTGGATCTTCTTCTCCATCACCTGGTGTTTCCGGATTCTCTCCTGGATCTTCTTCTCCATTACCTGGTGTTTCCGGATTCTCTCCTGGATCTTCTTCTCCATTACCTGGTGTTTCGGGATCTACTTCAGGTTCTTCTGCTGTATCTGAAACTTCTGAAATACGTCCTTCAGCAGTATAAGCAATTGGTTCATCGAAGGATTTAATGAAATCCACTGTCGCCTGTAAATCCTCAGATCCCTGAACCGGATTTTTACCATACGTATTTAACAAATAGGAATCGGTACTATGTGGATACATATAGCTATTAACCGTTACAGTATATGTTTTCTCTAAATCCAGCTTTGTTCCGTCTGGCATGAAGAGATCCACAACTTGTCCAAATTGTCCTAAAGAGGCATCCCAAGTATATTTAAAGCCTGCAATACTTACGTCTGGACCATAGGAACTAAATTGTGTATTTAATACTTCTTTTAGCTCTTGACCAGTAATTTCTAACTTAACAAGGGTATTATTAAATGGCTGAATATTAAAGAGTTCCTGCCAAGTAATCTCGCCTTCCATTAAATCATCTCTAATTCCTCCACCATTCATTAAGGCAAAATCACTGTCCATCGCGGCTTTCATTCCATCAGCAATTAGATTGCCAAGACCATTATCGCCAACTTCTCCTTTTTGTGCATAGCCACCTGTTATGTCTGTAGCAGCTATTCCAATTACCTCATTTAGCTTTGGACCAACTTGCTCCAGATACTTATCCAATATTGCTTTTACTTCTGGATCAGGTGTTACACCTTCTTGAACAACATCCACTATCTCTGCTGTTTTTTCAGCAAAATCTTTTGTTGCTGGGTCTATCGTAAAATCAATATCCGAATAGGCTTTTCCATATTCCCATGCCTGAACAATCAATTTATTATCGACAACGCCATTTAACTTTACATGATTATGGGCTGCAAAAATAATATCTACAGCATCATCCGCCTCGCGTGCGATATCTGCAATTTCTCCCGTTATTTCATTTGTTCCTTCTTCTTGGTCGCCAGGAACATGTGCTAAAACAACAATTGCTTCAATTCCTTGCTTTTGCAATTCAGGAACATACTTATTAATTGCCTCTACCTCATCGGTAAAGCGAATATGTTCATTGCCTGTAGCTACAATCATACTCGGTGTTTCTACTGTCGCAACTCCAATAAAGCCAACCTTTACTCCATCTATTTCTTTTATCGCGTATGGATCTAATACTAATTCACCAGAATCCTTATATTCCACATTAGCTGCAAGAACTGGGAAATTCATTCCATCATATCCACTTGTTCCGTTAGGATGCTCTCCTCCATTAATCATGCGGAGCATCTCGTCTACTCCTTCGTCAAATTCATGGTTTCCTACTACTCCTACATCGAAGCCTAATGATTCCATAATTTCAACAGTTGGTTCGTCCTGTAAAAGGGCTGATACTGGTGAACTGCCACCAATCATATCCCCTGCATGTAATAATAATGTGTTCGGGTTCGTTGCTTCTGCTTGTCTTAAGTAAGCAGCCAAATAATCCATTCTTCCATAATTAACACCATTAACTGTTCCTGTTACATCAATTTTCCCGTGCAAATCATTCACACCAAGGAACTGACCAGAAATGGATGGAAGGGTTTCTGCATTTATTTCCTTAATTCTTCCCGTATTGTAAGAGATAGGGCCATTAAAGCTTCTTACAAATGCTACAGTTGCTTCTAAATCTTCTCCACCTTGAATTGGGTTCTCTCCAAGCTTTTGAAGAAGATATTGGTCTGATGAGTGTTCAGCCATATAATTATTCACAGTTACCGTATAGTTTCCATTCGAATCTATTTTTTCGCCATTAGGCAAGAATATATCTACTACTTTTCCATATTTTCCAGCCTTACTATCCCAAGTATATGAAAATCCACCAATACTAACATCTGGACCATAGCTACTAAACTGACTATTTAAAATTTCTTCTAAATCACTACCACTTATCTCTAACTTTACTAATGTATTATTAAAAGGTTGTACGTTAAATAAATCATTCCAAGTTATTTCCCCGGCAACTATATCATCGCGAATTCCGCCACCATTCATTAAAGCGAAATCACTATCCATCGCTGCCTTCATGCCATCAGCAATTAAATTTCCTACAGGGTTATCCCCTTCCGCTTCTTTTGTTGCATATCCACCTACCATATCAGTCGCAGCTACACCAATTACTTCATTTAGTTTTGCACCAACTAATTCTTGGTATTTTGCTAAAATGGAAGAAACTTCAGGATCTGGAGTAACTCCAGTTTGAACTACATCCACGATTTCAGCTGATTTTGTCACAATGTCCCCTGTTTCCGGGTCAATTTCTAAATCTACATCTGCAAAAGCTTTTCCATATTCACCAGCTTGAACAATTAATTTATTATCCACTACTGCATTTATTTTCACATGATTATGAGCTGCGAAAATAACATCAACAGCATCATCTACTTCTGTGGCAATTTTAGCAATATCACCAGTCGCGCTTTCACCTGCTTGATTTCCAGGAACATGTGCTAGCACAATAATCGCTTCTACACCCTGTGATTGCAATTCTGGTACAAACTTATTAATCGCTTGCGCTTCATCTGTAAAACGAACATTTTCATTCCCTTTTGCAATAATCATATTAGGCGTTTCTGTTGTAGCGACCCCAATAAATCCAACCTTGACTCCCTCTACTTCTTTGATAGCATATGGATCAATTACTAGTTTGCCAGTATCCTTGTATTCAACATTTGCTGCTACCATTGGAAAATTGATTCCATCATACTCCTTTGTTCCATTTACATGATCCCCACCGTTGATTAAACGGAGCATTTCGTCTACTCCTTCATCGAACTCATGATTACCAACAGTACCTACGTCGAAACCAATTGATTCCATCATCTCCACAGTAGGCTCATCTTGAAGCAGTGCAGAAAGTGGTGAACTACCACCCACCATGTCACCAGCATGTACAATTAGTGTATTAGGATTTGTAGCTTCTCTTTCTCGCAAGTAAGTTGCTAAATAATCCATTCTACCAATCTTGTTCGTTTTCGCTTCATCATCATACTCCTCTGTAACCTTGCCATGAAGGTCATTTACACTAAGGAGTTGTAATTTAATCGTGTCCTTCTCTTCACTAGCATTTAATGCAGTATACCCATTGTTCTCTGCTTCATTGGCACTTGCAAAGAAAACACGACTTTCCACTGGTACTTCCTTAAACTCTTCTGGTAAAACATATTTCTTTGTTTCAGAATTTCCTACATATCGTAACAAGCCTTTTCCTTGTTCTCTTGCTCTAAATTCAAAAGGTTGTTCTATTAAAGGATTTTCTTTATCCCAAATCCCTTTATGATTATCCTTTGCATCTTTCACTGCTGATTGGAACATTTCATAATCCGCTTCATCAGCAACTGGCCAAATAAAGTATGTCGATGCATATCCTTGTTTCACCATTTCAAGATTGGTATTTAATTGATCACTCTTACGAATAATTTGTGCAAGTAGACGTCCATAATCATCTGTTGCTTCTTCCCCTACTTTTACAATTACTTCATCACCTGGCTTTAAAAGCGTATTTAAATACTCTTTCGCTTTATTCCCGTGTTCTAATTGATTTTCATCTGCTTCATTCTTTGGACTATGGTACGTTTCAGGTGTATCGATATTCACATAGCGAACCTTCGTTGTCCCTAATACTGGAGATTGCAAATGGATTGTATCACCGTCTACCACACTGCTTACAGTGCTTACATATTCTCCTTTTGCAGATGGGGAAGCTGGTTGTTCTGCCAATAAATGAACATCACTAGCTTTTCTAGGTAAAACTTGATAGGTATTATATTGGCTAAGAATTCCTGTGAACTCATACCATTTTCCTGATTGGATAGAAGAAATTGCCTCGGTTTCTTCCATTACTCGAATAGTCGTTCCATTAAAGCTTTCATCTAACACCGTCACATTATATCCGCCACCAGCAGCAGTTTCAGGAACGGTTTGAACATAACCTTTTACTTTCACTAACTGTCCTTCTTTTGATTCTGCTACACTAGCATTATTTAAATCTGCTAGATTCATAGTAACTGGTACAGGTAACTCATTGTTTTCAGAAATTACCTCAATCCCATCTTCTGCTGGGACAATTTCTAAGAGTTTATTGTATTCTGTTACTTTCCCTGTAACTTTTACTTTCTGTCCCTCTGTTAATGCAGGGAAAGCACTTGCATTCTGTGAAAAAACATTAATGCCAGCCTCATCATCTTGAATATAAGTAGATAGTTTTCCACCACCTATACTTGTATTGTCAGCAGTAACAATTCCTTCAATTGTTACATTTTGTCCTGTCTTTGTACGAGCTTCTTTGATTGATAACAGTTCTACTTCATCTGAAGGTGTTTCTTCTTTTCCATATAGGACGCCTCCAAACTGATGGTTGCCTAAATGTGAAACGTCATCTTGATTATATATATCCCATTCTACTGATGGATCGAACTGATTATTTCCTTTATTTCCAGATGTAATATTATTTTTTCTTACAAGGGTATGATCTTTTGTTAGTCCATTGCCCCATTCTTGCTGTTCGCCAACTATCCCAAATACATCAATGTTTTCTTCATTATGTTTTAAAACAATGGCGTCATCTCCATTAAAGTTTGCTACACCACTCACCATATTTGCCTTTGCCTTAATAGCTTCATTAGCAGATGAATGAGCAATAATAAATAATTCACCTTGTTTTAAAGTTCCTTCTAAACGAAGAGTCGATGTTGCACTTGTTTTTCCATTTGAATAGAGTTCAACGGAATAAGAAGATAAATCCAAATCTTTTCCAGTTCCGTTAAACAACTCTATCGCCTTATTATTGGAAGCACCTTCTATGTATTCTGAAATAAATAAATCTGTTGCCGTTATGTTTTCTGAGGCTGCCTTTACCGAAAGTGTGCTAAAGATGTTCGAAAAAACTAATAAAAAAATTAAAAATATTGCGAATAATCTTTTTCTACTATTTCCTTTCAATCTTTTTTCCTCCTTCAACCTATTAATATCGTAATCTCTTCTATTCATTTATTCTGTAAAACGCTTTTAATAGAATTAATTACTATATAAAGATAACTTAATATTGTAAAATCTACACTAGCTTTTTGTAAATTTATTCATAGAATTGGAATATTTCGTTATTTTTACCTATTTTCCAAATGAAGTTACCTAAGAAAATGTCCCTATTATTAATTGATTTTCTACCTAACTTAACATAAAGCTTTTTTCGTAAAATAAAAATTAGACCACATGAGAATTCACCCATGTGGTCATTAACATTCTTTATTTAACGATTGCTATCGCCTCTGCAATATTGGCAGCATGATCGCCTACTCGTTCTAAATTACTGATAATATCGACAAAAACAATGCCTGCATCGCCGCTACATTTTCGTTCATTTAAACGGCTGATATGCTTTTTACGATATTGTTTTTCCATTTTATCAATTTCTTCTTCGTTTGTAATAGCTTTTTTAGCAAGCTCTACATCTTTTGCGAAAAAGCTATCATAGGAAGTTTTTAATGTATCTACTGTAAAGCGATACATGTTTTCTAATTCATTTTTCGCCTCTGTGGAGAACTCTACTTTTTTATTGATTTTATACTCCACAAGCTCCACGATGTTTTCCATATGATCACCGATTCTTTCAATATCTCTGATTGAATCAACTAGGATAGAGAACTCTTCACTTTCATGTGGAGTAAGAGCTTTGGAAGAAAGCTCTACCAAATATTGCGTTATTTCCTTATCTAAGTTATTAATTCCTTGTTCATATTGGAGCGCTTTTTCTTTATGCTTCTTTTCTCCTGTTTGTAAGTACTTATATGCTTCTTCTAATCCTTTAATAGAGAAATCCTTCATTCTTTCTAATTCTTCCTTTGCTTGCCCTAAAGCGATAGAAGGAGAATGTTCAATAAAGGTTGTGTTTAAATGTTGCGGTTTTGTAATAATAGCTCCATCTTCTCCAGGAATTAACTTTGTCACAAGCCATGCTAATGCAAAAATAAATGGGAATTGAATAATCGTATTAGATACATTAAAAATCCCATGGGCAAAAGCAATCGTCATCGGTTCATTTAAACCTAATACTCCTTGCAAATACGTAATGAAATGAGTAAACGGTGCTAAAATAATTACAAATATTACTGTTCCAATAATGTTAAAGAGTACATGAACCATAGCAGCTCTTCTTGCAGCTATTGATGCACCAATGGAAGCAAGAATCGCAGTAATCGTTGTTCCAATATTGTCACCAAACAAAACTGGTAAAGATGCTTTCAAAGATATAGCATCTGTTGCGAATAACTCTTGTAAAATTCCAATTGTAGCACTAGAACTTTGGACGATTAATGTCAAGACCGTTCCAACTACAACCCCAAGTATTGGATTGTTACTCATATTTACTGTTAACTCATGAAAAGCTTCTAATGATCGTAGCGGCTTCATACCAGCACTCATTAGTTCTAGTCCATAAAACAATGCTCCAAACCCAAATACAACTTGTCCGAATGAAGTGATTTTTGGATTTTTAAAGAAGAATAAAAGAACAGCTCCTGCTGCAATAATTGGTAAAGCATACTCCCCAATATCGATACCGATGATAAATGCAGTAACAGTTGTACCAATATTTGCCCCCATGATAACACCAATTGCTTGACGCAATGTCATAAATCCAGCACTTACCAACCCTACTGTTATTGCTGTAGTTCCTGAACTAGACTGAATTAAAATCGTAACAAATATACCAGCCAATACGCCCATGAATGGATTGGTAGTAAACCGATCTAAGATTTCTTGCAGACGATCCCCTGCAGCATTCTGCAAGCCATCCCCCATATATTTAATACCAAAAAGAAATACCCCTAATCCCCCAAGAAACTGGAAGATCATTTCTTGATAATTTATTTCCAAAAGTTTGTCCCCCTAAATCCTAATTCTATTAAGACAGATACCAAGTTATCATAACAAGTTACGACAAGCATTTACACTATTCTCGTATATTATTTACATGAATTTAATAATGAGTTTACAAAAACTTTACATTTTACCACCATCAAAATTCTTGACATATTCTATTTTGTTCCTATGAAAGAAAAACTATCCTTTTAGGGAAAATTCATTTTTTGTTCAAATAAACATTCCATGATTTATGATAAGATAATAATGTTTTTCCTAAACATTTTTATTGGAAAGAATTATCCTGCAAGGAGCGTAATTATTCATGATTGATAAAATCAAACCAATACCTTCCTTATCTTCGAATTCCGTATTCTTAGCTGCTCTATTAGGAATGGTTGGTGGTTTTTTAGATGCTTATACATTTATTAGTAGAGATGGGGTATTTGCCAATGCACAAACAGGGAATATCGTTTTATTCGCGGTCAACGCTGCAACTGGTGAATGGGCGGAATCCCTCCATTATATCCCTCCATTAATAGCCTTTGTCTTAGGAGTCTTGGTTTCTGAAATTGTCAAAATACCATCTCTAAGGGAAATCCTATATAGCTATAGACGATCGATCCTTATTTTAGAATGTATCGTCTTAATTATAGTCGGATTTTTGCCAACATCTGTTCCGAATATCATTGTTACAACCAGCATCTCATTTGTATCTTCTTTACAAATATCGACATTCAACAAATTAGATAAATGGGCATATAATTCAACAATGACTACTGGGAACCTAAGAACTGCTACTCAAGCTGCTTATGCTGCTTTTACAAAACAAAGTCAAGAGGCGAAGATCCAATTTAAAGAGTTTTCCATTATTATCGGCTCCTTTTTATTTGGGGCATTACTAGGAACCTTTACAACCACTCAATTTGGCAATAAAGCCATATGGGTATCGGCAATTATTCTCATCGTCGCATTAGTCCTTTATCATAAAGATAAAGGGTATATTCGTAAACGTTGTACAGATAATTTATAAAAAAGGAGAAAGGCTGAATGATTGACAGCCTTTCTCCTTTTTACTTACGATTCATAAGCCCATATAGTTCCTCCCACTGCCTTTCAAGCTCCTCCTTTTCAGAAAACAACTTCTCCAATTTATCCCAATCCGTTTCTATTTCCATTCTTTTCTCTAATTCTGCAATCTCTCTTTCCACTCCTTCTACTTCCTTTTCCAAATAAATTTGATTAAAAGTAGCTTCCCTCTCCTGTTTTTCCTTAATCGGTGCTTTCTCTTTTTTTGATCTTACGGAATTACTTAGTAGATTCTTTGACGTTTGTCTTTCCTTTGACTTTTCTCTTGCATACGTATAGTTCCCCTCATAACAATGAACTCCCTTTTCTTGAATCCAATAAATCTTTTGAAATAGCTTATTTAGAAAATAGCGATCATGGGAAACAGCAAGAATCGTGCCATCAAAATCTTCTAAAGCCTCTTCTAATACTTCACGAGACTCAATATCTAAATGATTGGTTGGCTCATCTAGAATTAATAGATTGATTTCTTGATACATAAGCTGAGCTAAACGAAGCCTCATTCTCTCTCCACCGCTTAAATTGCTTACCTTTTGAAAAACAGAATGACCATAAAAGAGGAATTGAGCTAAAATATGTCTAGCCTCTCCCTCTGTCACATGCACTTCATTTCGAAAAGCTTCGATCACTGTTTCTCCTTCCATTTCCATTAATACATGCTGAGAAAGATAACCAATTTTCACATTACTTCCAATCTTAACTTCACCTTTATCTGGCTCTAATTGTTGAAGTATCATCTTCAACAAAGTTGATTTCCCCGATCCATTCTCTCCAATAATTGCCACTCTTTCTTTATAGCTTATTTGCATTTGAACTTGCTGAAACAATAGCTGGTCGCCAAAGCTTTTTGATACATTCTTCAGCTGAATAACATCCTTCCCACTTCGGTCACTTGCTTCCATATCGAAATTCATTTTCTTTCTATTTATAATAGGGCGAGCTAGTTTTTCCATTCTTTCAATAGCCCTTTCCATATTTCTCGCTCGCTTATGCAACCCTTCATTAGGCGGATTTGCCCGATTCGCCCATTCACGAAGTCGTTTGATTGCTTCTCTCATTTTCTTGATTTTCTTTTGCTGTTCCTCATATGCCTGAAACTCTCTTAAAAGTTTTTCCTCCTTTTCCTTTGTGAAATTTGTGAAATTAGTATGATAGGTTGTTACTTCTCCATCTTCTAAATCTACCACCTTTTGAATCACTTCATCTAAAAAGTAGCGATCATGGGAAACCACTAAAATGGTACCATTATAATCCTGAAGAAATTTCCCAAGCCACTCGACTGCCATTAAATCCAAATGGTTCGTCGGTTCATCCAATAAAAGAAAATCAGGTTCTTGGAGGAGTAGCATCGCTAAACCAACCTTTGTTTTTTCCCCTCCACTTAAAGCTCCATATTCCTTCATGACTAACTGCTCAATTTTTAGCCCATTAACCATTTTCTCTATTTTTGCTTCCATTTCATATCCACCAGCATTCGTAAAATACTCCTGCAATTTTCCATACTCCTCCATTAATAGCAATAGCTGTTCTGGGTTGATATCCCTCGCCATTTCCTGTTCCATCTGTTTCATCTTCCCTTCTATCGTTTCGAGGTCAGAAAATGCCTTTTTTAATACTTCCTTCACCTTCATAGATTGTTCATATTCCGGAATTTGTTCTAAATATCCAATCTTTAATCCTTTCTTCCAATGGATTTGTCCAGCATCGGGGGTTTCCTTTCCTGCAAGTAATCGAAATAATGTGGTCTTTCCGCTCCCATTTCTTCCAACAAGACCAACTCTTTCTTTTTCCTTTATTTCTAATGATATGTCTTCAAATATTGTATTTCCTCCGTACATCTTCGCTACATGATTGACACTGCAAATAATCATAATACCGCTCGCTCCTTTTTCTATGATTATCTCTTTTCCCTGACTCTTCCATGGACGGTTTAGTCCACTTTTTAGCAACGCAAAAAAGCCATGGAAAACAAAGTTCTCCATGGCAACATTTAAGGAAAAAGCCAGATACACTTTTCCATTAAATATAAATACCTCTAAATGTACTTTTAGAAAGATCCATATATAGTTCCTTCTATTAATAGATGACTTGGTAAGCCATTAAAAAAAGAGCGCATGAAAATGCACTCCTTTAACCGTCCATATAGATGTGGGTAAGAGATGTTTTCACTGTTTTAGTTTGCTATTTAGTTGTTTAAAAAAGGGCACACTTATCCCGTTAACAACTACCATCGCAAATTTTGCACGGTTAATATATAGACTTTCTATCATATAACCTTGCACTAAAACAGTTGAACTTAACATCCTTCCCACCTCTTTTCTTTTATAAGTTAGTTTTATTATATCTTTTAAAAACATCTCACACAAGAGAATTAATAAGAAAAATCAGTAATATTGGAATCATAGCATTTTTCCTTTAATAATTTAAGCATGATTCTTACCTTTTAGAAGAAAATCCTTCTTGTTAAAAAAATAAAAACTCGATATAATATTATAACAACGTTGTTATTTTTCGTTTAGTAAATCGGGGGAATGAAAAATGAGTGTCACAATTAAAGATATAGCTAAAACTGCTGGTGTAAGTTATTCTACAGTATCAAAGGCACTTCGAGATAGCCCATTAGTAAAAAAGCCTACGAAAGATCGAATTATAGCAGTGGCCAATGAATTAGGCTATCAGCCAAATGTGGCCGCTAGAAGTCTTGTATCAAAAAGATCATTTACAATTGGCGTTGTATGGCCAACCATTGAACAAACCGTTCTTTCTACACTTATTACAACAATTAACAAGAAACTGGAGCAGCTTTCTTATACGACATTAATATCGATTAATGAAGTAGAGTCAGCTTTAAAAATCTTTAATCGTTATCAAGTGGATGCCATATTAGTATTTGATTCCAGTCAATCCATCGATTCCTATACATCAGATGTTCCTATTGTCACCTATGGACTAGCAAACAAAGAAACAGTCTATCCCATCATTGATGTGAATCGTCTAAAATCTACTTACATTGCTGTGCAACACCTTCACAATATCGGGCATCGTTACATTAGCTATATTGGGGAAGTAGAAAAAGAAGAGCTGCAAAGAGAAAAGGTACAAGGCTTTACT from Niallia sp. FSL W8-0635 carries:
- the abc-f gene encoding ribosomal protection-like ABC-F family protein; amino-acid sequence: MIICSVNHVAKMYGGNTIFEDISLEIKEKERVGLVGRNGSGKTTLFRLLAGKETPDAGQIHWKKGLKIGYLEQIPEYEQSMKVKEVLKKAFSDLETIEGKMKQMEQEMARDINPEQLLLLMEEYGKLQEYFTNAGGYEMEAKIEKMVNGLKIEQLVMKEYGALSGGEKTKVGLAMLLLQEPDFLLLDEPTNHLDLMAVEWLGKFLQDYNGTILVVSHDRYFLDEVIQKVVDLEDGEVTTYHTNFTNFTKEKEEKLLREFQAYEEQQKKIKKMREAIKRLREWANRANPPNEGLHKRARNMERAIERMEKLARPIINRKKMNFDMEASDRSGKDVIQLKNVSKSFGDQLLFQQVQMQISYKERVAIIGENGSGKSTLLKMILQQLEPDKGEVKIGSNVKIGYLSQHVLMEMEGETVIEAFRNEVHVTEGEARHILAQFLFYGHSVFQKVSNLSGGERMRLRLAQLMYQEINLLILDEPTNHLDIESREVLEEALEDFDGTILAVSHDRYFLNKLFQKIYWIQEKGVHCYEGNYTYAREKSKERQTSKNLLSNSVRSKKEKAPIKEKQEREATFNQIYLEKEVEGVEREIAELEKRMEIETDWDKLEKLFSEKEELERQWEELYGLMNRK
- a CDS encoding RAxF-45 family protein — protein: MLSSTVLVQGYMIESLYINRAKFAMVVVNGISVPFFKQLNSKLKQ
- a CDS encoding LacI family DNA-binding transcriptional regulator, with the protein product MSVTIKDIAKTAGVSYSTVSKALRDSPLVKKPTKDRIIAVANELGYQPNVAARSLVSKRSFTIGVVWPTIEQTVLSTLITTINKKLEQLSYTTLISINEVESALKIFNRYQVDAILVFDSSQSIDSYTSDVPIVTYGLANKETVYPIIDVNRLKSTYIAVQHLHNIGHRYISYIGEVEKEELQREKVQGFTQAISNLGLPSFPDQIVKVQDFDQYDGYEATKQLLASTKLPTAILTGSHDLARGALQAIYEKKLSIPNDISIISYDNITAIDRFDTPLSTVGVPLDKISDKIIEVLMNVISGKEIETTIFLEPELRITTSCSTPLK